A genome region from Microtus ochrogaster isolate Prairie Vole_2 chromosome 1, MicOch1.0, whole genome shotgun sequence includes the following:
- the LOC101988853 gene encoding ras-related protein Rap-2c-like, whose product MEGLLLRPAKCYRVVLLGSVAVGKTALATQFACGRFPERCEPSVEELFSKVIEVNRTPALLEIVDTVGAEHLVTLKDLYIRNSDGFVVLYSVCSEASFQAVRPLRERMGRLRGSRAVPLVLVGTKADLDAERQVLTAQGRALAREWRCPFLEVTAKSKMMVDRVFTQVVREMEALAPPVQQAPRIPNALEMWPAERFIG is encoded by the coding sequence ATGGAGGGTCTGCTGCTGCGCCCGGCCAAGTGCTACCGGGTGGTGCTGCTCGGCAGCGTGGCGGTGGGCAAGACTGCGCTGGCCACGCAGTTCGCGTGCGGCCGCTTCCCCGAGCGCTGCGAGCCGTCGGTGGAGGAGCTGTTCAGCAAGGTGATCGAGGTGAACCGTACTCCCGCGCTGCTGGAGATCGTGGACACGGTGGGCGCCGAGCACCTGGTCACCCTCAAGGACCTGTACATCAGGAACAGCGACGGCTTCGTGGTGCTCTACAGCGTGTGCAGCGAGGCCTCGTTCCAGGCCGTGCGACCGCTGCGCGAGCGCATGGGCCGGCTGCGGGGCTCGCGCGCCGTCCCGCTGGTGCTGGTGGGCACCAAGGCCGACCTGGACGCCGAGCGCCAGGTACTGACAGCGCAGGGCCGCGCGCTGGCCCGAGAGTGGCGATGCCCCTTCCTGGAGGTCACGGCCAAGAGCAAGATGATGGTGGACCGCGTGTTCACGCAGGTGGTACGCGAGATGGAGGCCCTGGCCCCTCCGGTGCAGCAGGCTCCCCGCATCCCTAATGCCCTGGAGATGTGGCCGGCCGAGAGGTTCATTGGCTAG